From Nonlabens sp. Ci31, the proteins below share one genomic window:
- the recQ gene encoding DNA helicase RecQ — translation MADTQIGLEENLKKFFGFGQFRGLQKQVITALLNKEDCFVIMPTGGGKSLCYQLPALMQEGTAIVVSPLIALMKNQVDAIRGVSDHDGVAHVLNSSLSKGDVQKVKDDITSGITKLLYVAPESLTKEEYVDFLKRQKISFLAVDEAHCISEWGHDFRPEYRNLRRIIDRIGADIPIIGLTATATPKVQEDILKNLQITGATTFQASFNRPNLFYEVRPKKETVDADITRFIKQNDGKSGIVYCLSRKRVEALAQVLQVNGIKAVPYHAGLDAKTRVLHQDMFLMEDTDVVVATIAFGMGIDKPDVRFVIHHDIPKSIESYYQETGRAGRDGGEGHCLAYYAYKDIEKLEKFMSGKPIAEQEIGHALLQEMVGYSETSMSRRQYILHYFGEQFDPATGAGGDMDDNMRNPKPQKEAVEEVKKLIQLIGAAGERYKSKDIVNILMGKNNAMISSHKLDQHDYFGSGKNKEKAFWTALIRQVLVARLIKKDIETYGTLKVLDEGREYVRSGKTFMMSDDHTYHESTDQIVGAFKGGAIDAQLVKFLKDLRKKVASQKNVPPYVVFQDPSLEDMATKYPITMEEMANIHGVGEGKAKKYGKSFVELISAYVTDNDILRPDDLIIKSTGAKSGNKLYFITSIDRKLNFDDMASAKGMDMNKLISELESIVYSGTKLNVGYWIDEILDEEQQEELHEYFIVSESDKIEAAVEEFDGDYEEEELRLYRLKFISEVAN, via the coding sequence ATGGCAGATACGCAAATAGGATTAGAAGAAAATCTAAAGAAATTTTTTGGATTTGGGCAGTTTAGAGGATTGCAAAAACAGGTTATAACCGCACTACTTAATAAGGAAGATTGTTTTGTCATCATGCCTACGGGCGGTGGGAAGTCACTGTGTTATCAGTTACCGGCATTGATGCAGGAAGGAACAGCTATTGTGGTTTCTCCATTAATTGCATTGATGAAGAATCAGGTCGATGCCATACGTGGCGTCTCTGACCATGATGGCGTAGCGCACGTGCTCAATTCATCTCTTTCTAAAGGAGATGTGCAAAAAGTAAAAGACGACATTACTAGCGGTATTACTAAGTTGCTTTATGTAGCTCCGGAGTCATTGACCAAAGAAGAATATGTCGACTTTTTAAAGCGACAAAAAATATCATTTCTAGCGGTAGATGAGGCGCACTGTATTAGTGAATGGGGACACGATTTCCGTCCAGAATATAGAAACTTACGCAGGATCATAGATCGTATAGGAGCAGATATTCCTATTATAGGACTCACTGCTACAGCAACTCCTAAGGTGCAAGAAGATATTCTTAAAAACTTACAGATCACTGGTGCAACTACGTTTCAAGCTTCCTTTAACAGGCCTAACCTCTTTTATGAGGTGCGTCCTAAAAAAGAAACCGTAGATGCTGATATTACTCGTTTTATAAAACAAAATGATGGAAAATCAGGAATTGTTTACTGTCTGTCGCGCAAGCGTGTGGAAGCACTGGCTCAGGTATTACAAGTAAATGGGATCAAAGCAGTTCCTTATCACGCAGGACTGGATGCCAAGACAAGAGTACTGCATCAAGACATGTTCTTAATGGAAGATACTGATGTGGTGGTAGCAACCATAGCATTCGGTATGGGGATCGATAAGCCAGATGTACGTTTTGTGATTCATCATGATATTCCTAAAAGTATCGAATCTTATTATCAAGAAACGGGTCGTGCAGGACGCGACGGTGGAGAAGGGCATTGCCTTGCCTATTACGCTTATAAGGACATTGAAAAATTAGAAAAATTCATGTCTGGAAAACCTATCGCAGAGCAAGAAATAGGTCATGCACTCTTACAAGAAATGGTAGGTTACTCAGAAACGAGTATGAGTCGCAGACAATACATCTTGCATTATTTTGGGGAGCAGTTTGATCCAGCCACTGGAGCTGGTGGTGATATGGATGATAATATGCGCAATCCAAAGCCTCAAAAAGAAGCAGTAGAAGAAGTGAAAAAACTGATTCAATTAATAGGCGCGGCAGGGGAACGTTATAAATCTAAAGATATTGTCAATATCCTGATGGGTAAAAATAATGCCATGATTTCTAGCCACAAGTTGGATCAACACGACTATTTCGGCAGTGGTAAGAATAAAGAAAAAGCATTTTGGACGGCTTTGATACGTCAGGTATTGGTCGCCCGTTTGATCAAAAAAGATATAGAAACCTACGGCACGCTTAAAGTGCTGGATGAAGGTCGAGAATATGTGAGGTCTGGAAAGACTTTTATGATGAGTGACGATCACACCTACCATGAATCTACTGACCAAATTGTAGGAGCTTTTAAAGGGGGAGCAATAGATGCACAATTGGTGAAATTCTTAAAGGATTTACGTAAAAAAGTGGCGTCGCAAAAGAATGTGCCTCCGTATGTAGTATTCCAAGATCCTTCCCTAGAAGATATGGCGACCAAGTATCCCATCACAATGGAAGAAATGGCAAATATCCATGGAGTAGGAGAAGGAAAAGCAAAAAAGTATGGAAAGTCATTTGTAGAATTGATTTCGGCATACGTGACAGATAATGACATCCTCAGACCAGACGATTTGATTATAAAGAGTACTGGAGCAAAATCTGGGAATAAATTGTACTTCATTACCAGTATAGACCGCAAGCTGAACTTTGACGACATGGCAAGTGCAAAAGGTATGGATATGAATAAATTGATCAGTGAATTAGAAAGTATCGTTTATAGCGGTACCAAATTAAATGTAGGGTATTGGATTGATGAAATACTGGATGAAGAACAGCAAGAAGAACTCCACGAGTATTTTATAGTATCCGAATCTGATAAAATAGAAGCCGCAGTAGAAGAATTTGACGGGGACTATGAAGAAGAAGAATTGCGTCTCTATAGATTGAAGTTTATTAGTGAAGTAGCTAATTAA
- the tatC gene encoding twin-arginine translocase subunit TatC, with amino-acid sequence MARKKVDPNNMSFLDHVEELRWSLIRSIVGILIGAVIAGIFTDFIFDVIIFGPKRGTFITYEFFCDFGKYFGIVSDFCNPDFNFKVQSREMSDEFSTHIWTSILVGFVVAFPWVLYQVWRFISPGLKSSEKKYSSGFIIVCSLLFFIGVTFGYFVIAPLSVHFMMTYNLSPEISTEPSLSSYIGYIRASILASGLLFELPVIIYFLTKVGLATPEGLRKNRKFALVIVLIVAAVITPPDVASQIIVAIPVLILYEVSIFISKFVLYRQKRRKRKLATP; translated from the coding sequence ATGGCTCGTAAAAAAGTAGATCCCAATAACATGTCATTCCTGGACCATGTAGAAGAACTGCGCTGGTCGTTGATACGTTCTATAGTTGGAATTTTAATAGGTGCTGTAATTGCAGGAATTTTTACAGACTTTATTTTTGACGTCATCATCTTTGGGCCTAAGAGAGGTACTTTTATCACCTATGAGTTCTTTTGTGACTTTGGGAAGTATTTCGGAATTGTAAGTGATTTTTGTAATCCAGATTTCAATTTCAAAGTCCAATCCAGAGAAATGTCTGATGAGTTTTCTACTCATATCTGGACGTCTATTTTAGTAGGTTTTGTAGTTGCTTTTCCATGGGTATTGTACCAAGTATGGAGGTTTATATCCCCAGGTTTAAAATCGTCAGAAAAAAAATACAGCAGTGGTTTTATCATCGTTTGTTCCCTATTATTTTTTATAGGGGTCACCTTTGGTTATTTTGTCATTGCTCCTTTATCGGTTCACTTTATGATGACTTATAATTTAAGCCCCGAGATATCGACAGAACCTAGTTTATCCAGTTATATAGGTTATATCAGAGCTTCTATTTTAGCCTCTGGATTGCTATTTGAACTGCCTGTCATTATCTATTTCTTAACTAAAGTAGGCCTCGCTACACCCGAAGGACTGAGAAAGAATAGAAAGTTTGCCTTAGTTATTGTGCTGATCGTAGCGGCCGTTATCACACCGCCAGATGTTGCCAGTCAAATAATAGTTGCTATACCTGTGTTAATTTTGTACGAAGTGAGTATTTTCATATCTAAATTTGTGCTTTACCGACAGAAGAGAAGAAAAAGAAAATTAGCTACCCCTTAA
- a CDS encoding SIS domain-containing protein, with product MDEENKVLEVARRTIRIEAQAITDLVDGIDFAFAKAVLHIHHSKGRVIITGIGKSAIIAQKIVATMNSTGTPAIFMHAADAIHGDLGIVQTNDVVICISKSGNTPEIKVLVPLIKNFNNKLIGITSDRDSFLGKEADYVLHAHIKEEACPNGLAPTTSTTVQLVIGDALAVSLLELKGFTDKDFARYHPGGALGKKLYLRVHDISEKNNKPEVQATTSLRDVIVNISENMLGMTVVTEDRQAIGIITDGDLRRMLSSGKNIDDLVASDIMSSPPKTITADSMAVQARELMEEKNISQLIAVDENGYAGVVHIHDLIREGIV from the coding sequence TTGGACGAAGAAAATAAAGTTTTAGAAGTTGCGAGAAGAACTATTCGCATTGAAGCACAGGCTATTACAGATCTTGTGGATGGTATTGATTTCGCTTTCGCGAAAGCGGTACTGCACATACACCACTCCAAAGGCAGAGTTATCATCACTGGAATAGGAAAAAGTGCGATTATAGCCCAGAAAATAGTAGCTACCATGAACTCCACAGGAACACCTGCGATTTTCATGCATGCAGCCGATGCTATTCATGGCGACTTGGGAATCGTACAAACCAATGATGTGGTGATCTGTATTTCAAAAAGTGGAAATACTCCAGAGATCAAAGTACTCGTGCCATTGATCAAGAATTTCAATAATAAATTGATTGGGATAACAAGCGATAGAGATTCCTTTTTAGGGAAAGAAGCAGACTATGTTCTACATGCACATATCAAAGAAGAGGCCTGCCCTAATGGCCTAGCTCCTACCACCAGCACTACTGTTCAACTCGTTATAGGCGATGCGCTTGCGGTAAGTTTACTGGAATTAAAAGGCTTTACCGATAAAGATTTTGCGAGGTACCACCCAGGTGGCGCCTTAGGTAAAAAATTATACTTGCGTGTTCATGACATCAGTGAGAAAAATAACAAACCAGAAGTACAAGCCACTACCTCTTTAAGAGATGTGATTGTGAATATTTCAGAAAATATGCTGGGAATGACGGTAGTGACTGAAGATCGTCAAGCTATAGGAATAATTACTGATGGTGATTTAAGACGCATGCTTTCTAGCGGTAAAAATATCGATGACTTAGTGGCAAGTGATATTATGAGCAGTCCTCCTAAAACCATCACAGCCGATTCTATGGCGGTACAAGCTCGCGAATTGATGGAAGAAAAAAACATCTCTCAATTGATTGCCGTGGATGAAAACGGTTATGCTGGTGTGGTGCATATTCATGATTTAATAAGAGAGGGAATCGTATAA
- a CDS encoding carboxymuconolactone decarboxylase family protein, translating to MSNQVEEFNAYRAKMNDAIIEDNNKIIKRIFNLDTNAFAAGTLDKKTKELLGLVASAVLRCDDCVKYHLEASHKEGISKEEVVEALSIATLVGGTIVIPHLRRAYEYWDAIEQHAAEK from the coding sequence ATGAGTAATCAAGTAGAAGAATTCAATGCGTATCGTGCAAAAATGAACGATGCTATCATAGAAGACAACAATAAAATCATCAAACGCATCTTTAATCTAGATACCAATGCTTTTGCAGCAGGTACGTTAGATAAAAAAACCAAAGAACTCTTAGGTCTTGTTGCCAGTGCCGTATTGAGATGTGACGACTGTGTAAAGTACCACCTAGAAGCCAGTCATAAAGAAGGTATTTCTAAGGAAGAAGTGGTAGAAGCACTTTCCATTGCAACATTAGTAGGTGGAACGATTGTGATACCTCATCTACGTCGTGCTTACGAATATTGGGATGCTATAGAGCAGCATGCTGCTGAAAAATAG
- a CDS encoding BT_3928 family protein produces the protein MKGLVAFCRWFVGILFIFSGLIKLNDPLGFSYKLDEYFSAAVLGLEFLQPFALPMAIFVVIFEVVLGIMLLLGFQKKFTIWSILLMIVFFTFLTFYSAYFDKVTDCGCFGDAIPLTPWQSFYKDVVLLVMILVLFFNMDKISSAFAACPPAGRKAKSSIIILVATIICFIIAYYVLMHLPILDFRAYKIGTDIEDAMKEDPSHPAIYGYDWYYTVDGKEEIITTEGLPPEGRPAYDKVETRIIQEAALPKIHDFSIEKDGEDYTQEILDKEKVVFVMIYDMTKAEEGGMQKLAAFIERAQKAGYEVIGLSANPIDQLQPLLDANNVELPFYTTDGTQIKTAVRSTPSIMTIKKGVITAKSHWNDFEQLSL, from the coding sequence ATGAAAGGATTAGTTGCTTTTTGTCGATGGTTTGTCGGTATATTATTCATATTTAGTGGTTTAATTAAATTAAATGACCCTCTAGGATTCTCTTATAAATTAGATGAATATTTCAGTGCCGCAGTGTTAGGACTGGAGTTTTTGCAGCCGTTTGCACTTCCTATGGCTATTTTTGTAGTCATTTTTGAAGTGGTTTTAGGGATCATGCTTCTCCTAGGATTTCAGAAAAAGTTTACGATCTGGTCCATATTGCTCATGATTGTTTTCTTTACATTTTTAACTTTCTATTCTGCATATTTTGATAAAGTGACGGATTGTGGTTGCTTTGGTGACGCTATTCCCTTAACACCATGGCAATCTTTTTACAAAGACGTGGTGCTCTTAGTGATGATATTGGTTTTGTTTTTTAATATGGATAAAATAAGTTCCGCTTTCGCGGCATGCCCGCCGGCAGGCAGGAAAGCAAAATCCTCCATCATCATTCTCGTAGCCACTATCATTTGTTTTATCATCGCATATTACGTGTTGATGCATTTACCTATTCTTGATTTTAGAGCCTATAAAATAGGAACCGATATAGAAGATGCGATGAAGGAAGACCCTAGTCATCCAGCTATTTATGGGTACGACTGGTATTATACGGTCGATGGAAAAGAAGAAATAATTACTACAGAAGGATTGCCACCAGAAGGTCGACCAGCTTATGATAAAGTAGAAACACGTATTATTCAAGAAGCAGCACTTCCTAAAATTCATGATTTTTCTATAGAAAAAGACGGGGAAGACTACACTCAAGAAATCTTAGATAAAGAAAAAGTAGTCTTTGTCATGATTTACGACATGACCAAAGCGGAAGAAGGCGGTATGCAAAAGTTAGCTGCTTTTATAGAACGAGCGCAAAAAGCAGGTTATGAGGTGATAGGGCTGAGTGCAAATCCTATAGACCAATTGCAACCTTTACTGGATGCAAATAATGTGGAGCTGCCATTTTATACCACAGACGGGACTCAAATTAAAACTGCAGTAAGGTCAACACCATCTATAATGACGATTAAAAAAGGTGTGATTACTGCTAAGTCGCATTGGAATGATTTTGAGCAACTGTCTTTATGA
- a CDS encoding ABC transporter permease codes for MISYALKKMGYAILTLYGVVTVIFLLFYLLPGDPAQMMLGQNESEEQLANVRAKYGLDQSVGTQYLYFLNDLSPVSFHSTEASDFTYDEGQYTGIDLLTIGSTSTYVKWPYLRESFQKTGKKVSYIIGETLPNTMILALAAISIALVLGLVLGVTSALYKNSWIDQIIQLVSTMGMSIPSFFSAIIFAFIFGYVLHEYTGLKMSGSLYEMDDYGEAMRLQWRNLILPAVVLGIRPLAVISQLMRNSLLEVMGQEYITTAYAKGLTTLQVIKRHAFKNALNPVITAVSGWFASLLAGAVFVEYIFNWNGIGKEIVEALNTQDLPVITGAVLVIATLFILINILVDLIYVWLDPRVKLE; via the coding sequence ATGATAAGCTATGCGCTTAAAAAAATGGGTTATGCGATACTGACATTATATGGTGTCGTTACAGTAATTTTCCTTCTATTCTATCTTTTACCAGGAGACCCAGCACAAATGATGCTGGGGCAAAATGAGTCGGAAGAGCAACTGGCAAATGTGAGAGCTAAATACGGTTTGGATCAATCTGTAGGAACTCAGTATTTGTATTTTCTCAATGATTTATCACCGGTGTCTTTTCACAGCACAGAGGCATCTGATTTTACTTACGACGAGGGTCAGTACACCGGTATAGATCTCCTTACTATAGGGTCAACATCTACATACGTCAAATGGCCTTACCTCAGAGAATCCTTTCAAAAAACGGGTAAAAAAGTAAGCTATATCATAGGAGAAACCTTGCCCAACACCATGATTCTAGCACTGGCAGCTATAAGTATTGCATTGGTTTTGGGATTGGTTTTAGGAGTGACATCAGCTTTGTATAAAAACAGCTGGATCGACCAAATCATTCAACTGGTCAGTACGATGGGAATGAGTATTCCTAGTTTTTTTAGTGCCATTATTTTTGCTTTTATTTTTGGGTATGTGTTACATGAATATACGGGGCTGAAGATGAGTGGTAGTTTATATGAAATGGATGATTATGGAGAAGCAATGCGATTGCAATGGCGCAATTTGATTTTGCCAGCAGTAGTACTTGGCATACGACCGCTAGCCGTTATTTCTCAATTGATGAGAAACAGCCTGCTCGAAGTCATGGGACAAGAATACATCACTACAGCTTATGCCAAAGGACTCACCACATTGCAAGTGATCAAAAGGCATGCGTTTAAAAATGCACTGAACCCAGTAATCACTGCTGTAAGTGGTTGGTTTGCTAGTTTGCTTGCGGGCGCTGTGTTTGTAGAATATATTTTTAATTGGAACGGAATAGGAAAAGAAATTGTAGAGGCTTTAAATACGCAAGATTTACCGGTCATTACAGGAGCGGTTCTTGTAATTGCAACCTTGTTTATCCTTATTAATATTCTGGTGGACTTGATCTATGTATGGCTGGATCCTCGAGTGAAGTTGGAGTAA
- a CDS encoding glycosyltransferase yields MKLLQIIDSLEAGGAERMAVNIANTLAKEGHDSHLCVTRKEGLLQKAIDSEVAYLFLNKKGKIGWRAVFKLRSYIKQHQIEVVHAHSTSAYIAVLALVFLKNQPKLIWHDHYGKADQLDQRPYKIWKLISVFFDQIISVNKRLKTWAEKELKCKKVLYLENFAVQAPMLPLQSPLDGTAGKRIVCLANLREQKDHLNLLQAFEKLPTEFHEWTLHLCGQDFKDAYSKDLQHQIQKRALASRVFLLGSRPDVTAVLNACDIGVLSSKSEGLPVALLEYALCPLPVVVTDVGACKEVVADCGLVVPPENAKLLAAALEQLISNHELRDRYATQFQEQVQQHYGSDRYVEQLVKIYKEA; encoded by the coding sequence ATGAAACTGCTTCAAATCATAGACAGTCTAGAAGCCGGCGGCGCAGAACGTATGGCGGTAAATATTGCTAATACCCTCGCTAAAGAAGGTCACGACTCCCATCTTTGTGTTACTAGAAAAGAAGGTTTGCTTCAAAAAGCAATTGACTCAGAGGTAGCCTATCTTTTTTTAAACAAGAAAGGCAAGATAGGATGGCGAGCTGTTTTTAAATTGAGGAGTTATATAAAACAGCATCAAATAGAAGTAGTTCATGCGCACAGTACTTCTGCTTATATAGCGGTGCTCGCGTTAGTTTTCTTGAAGAACCAACCTAAACTGATTTGGCACGATCATTACGGTAAGGCTGACCAATTAGATCAAAGGCCCTACAAAATATGGAAGTTGATTTCGGTCTTTTTTGACCAAATAATAAGCGTTAACAAGCGATTAAAAACTTGGGCTGAGAAGGAGCTGAAATGTAAAAAGGTGCTGTACTTAGAGAACTTTGCTGTGCAAGCTCCGATGTTACCCTTGCAAAGTCCGTTGGATGGAACAGCGGGAAAGCGCATCGTCTGTCTTGCCAACTTAAGGGAACAAAAAGACCACCTTAACTTGCTACAGGCTTTTGAGAAGCTACCGACAGAATTTCACGAATGGACCTTACATCTCTGTGGTCAGGATTTTAAGGATGCCTATTCCAAAGACTTACAGCATCAAATACAAAAGCGAGCTCTAGCAAGTCGTGTTTTCCTATTGGGATCTCGACCTGATGTAACAGCCGTTCTAAATGCCTGTGATATAGGAGTATTGTCTTCTAAGTCAGAAGGATTGCCTGTAGCCTTATTAGAATATGCGTTGTGTCCATTGCCAGTGGTAGTTACTGATGTAGGCGCTTGTAAAGAAGTAGTAGCAGATTGCGGGCTCGTTGTTCCTCCAGAAAACGCGAAGCTTCTAGCAGCAGCTTTGGAACAGCTTATCTCAAATCATGAATTACGAGATCGCTATGCAACTCAATTCCAAGAACAGGTGCAACAGCATTACGGTAGTGATCGTTATGTGGAGCAGCTGGTTAAGATCTATAAAGAGGCTTGA
- a CDS encoding glycosyltransferase: MKLLLISDAPILFENKEKVAYAPYVKEMNMWMKYATSTTYVCPTKYDRSLLTKAFDFQDCEIKSVKRLEFHTLFSAIISFFSIPYQAVILWNAMRKADHIHLRCPGNLALLAAIVQILFPSKRKTVKYAGNFDPMASQPMAYRWQKSLLSNTFLTKNIKVLVYGEWPNQTKNIQAFFTATYSRYQIQPVANRNWKGPYKAVFVGTMGANKRPLEVFELIKELRANGVAISLDYYGDGPLKKDIEIKVKQAGLEDHISLHGNVENSIVTKAYKNSHFSLLLSKSEGWPKAVAEAMFWGCIPVASKVSCVPWMLGYSSSELGVQSYELRDDVSNSKALGSNLEIKDQETYPLGLGKGFDASSSGSDARSLSKGRERLQNKKNNPSANFAANKEQRGILITDLSRAVEAVSTYLGHPELLQHMSQAAATWSQQYTIDDFESEIALLLKETDPPKASKK; the protein is encoded by the coding sequence ATGAAATTACTCCTCATTTCTGACGCACCTATTCTTTTTGAAAATAAGGAGAAAGTCGCCTATGCGCCCTATGTTAAGGAAATGAATATGTGGATGAAATACGCGACTTCAACCACATATGTTTGTCCGACCAAATACGATCGTTCCTTGCTTACAAAAGCTTTTGATTTCCAAGATTGCGAAATAAAAAGTGTCAAACGTCTAGAATTTCACACCCTATTTTCAGCCATAATTTCTTTTTTTAGTATTCCCTATCAAGCGGTAATCTTGTGGAACGCCATGCGCAAAGCAGATCATATTCACTTGCGATGCCCTGGAAATCTAGCTTTACTGGCTGCTATAGTTCAAATCTTATTTCCGAGTAAAAGGAAGACTGTTAAATATGCCGGCAACTTTGACCCTATGGCATCCCAACCTATGGCTTATCGATGGCAAAAGAGTCTGTTATCCAATACCTTCCTCACTAAAAATATAAAGGTGTTGGTCTATGGAGAATGGCCCAATCAAACTAAAAATATCCAAGCCTTCTTTACAGCTACTTACAGCAGGTATCAAATCCAGCCTGTTGCCAATAGGAATTGGAAAGGACCTTATAAAGCAGTTTTTGTAGGAACCATGGGAGCCAATAAAAGACCATTAGAAGTTTTTGAACTCATAAAAGAATTACGGGCTAACGGAGTTGCTATTTCTTTAGATTATTACGGCGATGGTCCTTTGAAAAAAGATATTGAAATTAAAGTAAAGCAAGCTGGATTAGAAGATCACATCAGCTTGCACGGTAATGTAGAGAACAGCATTGTTACTAAAGCCTATAAAAATTCACATTTCTCCTTGTTACTTTCAAAAAGTGAAGGCTGGCCTAAAGCCGTCGCTGAGGCCATGTTTTGGGGTTGTATACCAGTGGCAAGTAAAGTAAGCTGCGTCCCCTGGATGCTGGGTTATTCAAGTTCAGAGTTAGGAGTTCAAAGTTATGAGTTGAGGGATGATGTTTCCAATTCCAAAGCTCTAGGTTCAAATCTGGAAATAAAAGATCAAGAAACCTACCCTTTAGGGCTAGGGAAAGGTTTCGATGCCAGTTCGAGCGGGAGCGATGCACGGAGCCTGTCGAAGGGTCGAGAACGATTACAAAATAAAAAAAATAATCCATCAGCTAACTTTGCGGCAAACAAGGAACAAAGGGGCATACTAATAACTGACCTTTCAAGAGCAGTTGAGGCAGTAAGCACTTACTTAGGACATCCAGAATTGCTACAGCACATGTCACAAGCCGCCGCGACTTGGTCACAACAATACACTATAGATGATTTTGAAAGTGAAATTGCCTTGCTTTTAAAAGAAACAGATCCACCAAAAGCCTCTAAGAAATGA
- a CDS encoding serine O-acetyltransferase: protein MKFSKDIKRYTTYSGKSAVVMLLTQQGLWALFQYRFYNWIYNSKSPKIIKLPLLFVGVCHQKGVEMLTGITLPYSAQIGEGLYIGHHSGIIMNAGAIIGKNCNISQGVTIGVSGKGKYRGAPVIGDEVYIGANATLAGKIFIGNKVVVGANSLVIRDVSDGVTVLGVPAVEISKNDSSAYI, encoded by the coding sequence ATGAAATTTTCTAAAGACATCAAGCGTTATACCACCTACAGCGGTAAGTCTGCTGTAGTGATGTTGTTGACTCAGCAAGGCTTGTGGGCCTTATTTCAGTACCGTTTTTACAACTGGATTTACAATTCAAAGTCACCTAAAATAATCAAGCTGCCTTTATTGTTTGTGGGAGTTTGTCACCAAAAAGGAGTCGAGATGCTTACAGGAATCACATTACCTTACTCTGCTCAAATAGGAGAAGGATTGTACATAGGGCATCATTCTGGAATCATTATGAATGCAGGAGCCATCATTGGAAAAAATTGCAATATATCACAAGGTGTTACCATAGGAGTAAGCGGTAAGGGGAAATACCGAGGAGCACCTGTCATAGGAGACGAAGTGTATATAGGAGCAAATGCTACCCTAGCTGGAAAGATCTTTATTGGTAATAAAGTTGTGGTAGGAGCTAATTCTTTAGTCATAAGAGATGTCAGTGACGGAGTAACCGTTTTAGGTGTTCCTGCTGTAGAAATAAGTAAGAACGATTCAAGCGCTTATATCTAA
- a CDS encoding peptidylprolyl isomerase gives MQEGIYAKFDTTKGEILVQLHHDKTPGTVGNFIALAEGNLENKAKDQGTPYYDGLKFHRVIPDFMVQGGDPQGTGAGGPGYNFDDEFHPELRHDGPGVLSMANAGPGTNGSQFFITHIATPWLDDKHTVFGKVIEGQDVIDAIAQGDEIKKLTILREGDTAKEFNAVEEFRQFEGAVKKREEQGRKQADQEIDEIAMGFDKTESGLRYKIINHGDGVQAEKGKTVSVHYKGMLPNGKVFDSSYDRKQPIDFALGMGQVIAGWDEGIQLLKVGDKARLVIPSHIAYGSAGAGGVIPPDATLVFDVELVAVK, from the coding sequence ATGCAAGAAGGAATTTACGCAAAATTTGATACTACTAAAGGAGAAATCCTGGTACAACTACATCATGACAAAACACCTGGAACAGTAGGTAATTTTATAGCACTCGCTGAGGGGAATTTAGAGAACAAAGCCAAAGATCAAGGTACTCCTTATTATGATGGATTAAAATTTCACAGAGTGATTCCAGATTTTATGGTTCAAGGTGGAGATCCACAAGGAACTGGTGCCGGTGGGCCTGGTTATAATTTTGATGATGAGTTTCATCCAGAATTACGTCATGACGGACCTGGAGTATTGAGTATGGCAAATGCGGGACCTGGAACAAATGGTTCTCAGTTTTTTATTACTCATATAGCAACGCCATGGTTAGATGATAAACACACTGTCTTTGGTAAAGTAATAGAAGGACAAGATGTAATAGATGCCATCGCTCAAGGTGACGAAATTAAAAAACTTACTATCTTAAGAGAAGGCGATACTGCAAAAGAATTCAATGCTGTCGAAGAATTCCGTCAGTTTGAAGGAGCTGTAAAAAAACGTGAAGAGCAGGGAAGAAAACAAGCAGACCAAGAGATCGATGAGATCGCTATGGGTTTTGATAAAACAGAAAGCGGTTTGCGTTATAAAATTATCAATCATGGTGATGGTGTGCAGGCTGAAAAAGGTAAAACGGTTAGTGTACATTACAAAGGAATGCTGCCTAACGGTAAAGTATTTGACTCTAGTTACGATCGCAAGCAGCCTATAGATTTTGCTCTAGGAATGGGACAGGTCATCGCCGGATGGGATGAAGGAATCCAACTTTTAAAAGTAGGGGACAAAGCTCGTCTAGTGATACCATCTCACATCGCTTACGGAAGTGCTGGTGCAGGTGGCGTTATTCCGCCAGATGCAACATTAGTGTTTGATGTAGAACTAGTTGCAGTAAAGTAA